From the Drechmeria coniospora strain ARSEF 6962 chromosome 02, whole genome shotgun sequence genome, the window TCCTCGTGCCGGCCGTCTGCGAGGTGGACGAGTATCAGCTCACGAAGCGGGAGCCcatcgcgacgacggcgctgtCGGCCGTCTTCCGCGGCCAGCACTCGCGCGTGCCCGAGAACATCGTGACGGTCAAGGTGCTCAAGACGAGGGTGGCCGGCTCGCAGGACAAGCCGCTCGCGCACGAGCGCAACGTCATCCGGCAGGCCGACATGTGGATGCGCGAGTGCCGGAGCCAGGAGGACCTCGAGCACAAGTCCATCGTGCGCTActacggcggcgacgcgcgcTACCTGTCGCTCTACATGGAGCACGTGCAGGCGCCCgacctcgcctcgtcgtcgcggtgGAGGAGCCGGTCGGACGAGTTTGCCGGCACGCGCGAGGACGCGGCGCGCATCCTGCGGGACATTGCCGACGCGCTGCACTGCGTCCACGGCCGGCGGCTCGTCCACAACGACGTCAAGCCGGCCAACATCCTATACTCGCCCGAGCGGGGCGCCGTCCTGTGCGACTTTGGcctctcgacgccggcgtcgaactcgccgacgacgggcggcacGCCCTACTACGTGCCGCCCGAGTTCATCGGCAAGAAGGTCCGGGGCCCGCCGTCGGACGTCTGGGCGCTCGGCGTCACCATGCTGTACGTGCTGCGCAAGATTCCCTTTCCCGACAGCCGCGCGCGGAGGCACCAGGCGAAGCCGCTGTACTGGCAGATTGGGGGCATCAACAACCCGTCGCTGCCGTACAAGCAGCACGGCAACGGCCAGCCGGCCGTGGTGCAGATGCGCGACTGGCTGACGGAGATGTTTGAGGCACGAGAGAAGCTGAGCACGCGAGACCGGCTCGAGCGCTTGGTCAGGGACATGCTGACGCCGAACCCGCACCAACGAATCACCATGGCCAAGGTGCTGcaggagctcggcgtcgagagcGCGGCCGCACCACGATGacacttttttttttggggTTTGTTCTTCCGTCTCCGAGCTCGAGTACCGTTTGATGGCCTTTTGGCGGGTGCCGCGGGCGGAGGCGCGGACGGTGTCGGCTGCGTCTTGGGTCGCCGGCGTGGAATCAATCAATCGAAGGAGACGGTGGACTGGACATTGCTATTTTACACGACTTTGCCCAGcatatacagtacagtactagaGATTTACGGCATTGCCTAGCGTCGCATCATGGTCATCAGCCATGGCAGCCGATGGAACGAATCATTCCCTTCCTCTACCTACCCCTTTCTACCGGTTTTCCCTCAATGTCGATGACACCTTGCTTGCTTGAATTTTCCTGTGTTTTTTTTATTCTTGTTCTTTTATTCTACTTGGCCGCGACAGAATCCGCGCTCGGtccacggccgaggcggcacgACGGGCTCGCGCAGGCGCCGTCCGTCTACAGGCTGAGGCCGAGGAcaaaggccgaggcgaggccgacgacggagccgagagcgagggtgtcgacgttgacgaggccggcggcggaatccACGGCCTGGCGGCTGCCGGCGGTGGCGTTGGTCGCGGTGGCGTTGCCGGTCTGCTGCTGGATCTTGACGACGGAGATGTTGCCCGAGTTGcagtcggcgacgggcttGGCGTCCTTCTTGAAGCGCACGTCGGCGCAGTTGTAGAGGGCCGAGCCCTTGttgccgacggtgacgacctGGACGGTGGCAAGgctgccgtcctcgaggccggcggggAGGGGCAGCTTGTCGAGGCAGAGCGTGCCCTTGCCGGTGGCGTTGAGGAACTGGGGCGTCAGGGAGACGTTGAAGTTGGTCACGTtctcgccgaagccgaggttGACGAAGACGTAGGTCCAGGTGTGGTGCAGGTCAAGCTTgatggcggcgccctcgagggGCCACTCAGTGACGTTGCCGACACCGTACGGGACGCCAGCACCTGGACGTCGGGGCGATGCCGTCAGCCGTGAGCTCGCCGGCTCGGGGCGGGGAGGGAGCaggagaggacgaggcgacggaaGGGCGGCTTACAGGGATAGGTCCACTGGCTGTAGTTGGTGTCCTTGGTGAGGGTGTCGGCGCGCCAGGCGGGATAGGAGATGCCGAAGTGGGCGGAGACGCACTgggccgccgcgacggcaaAGACGAGCTTGGAGACCATTTTCCTtgccggggggggggaggggggacaGGGTGTGAGATTGTCAGTGTTTGGGGTGATGGGTGAAAGGAGCGCGAGGTCGAGCGGAAGGGGACTGGACGAGAGAGGGAGCCGTGAGAAGAGGCGGAATCGGAGggagcggcgaggcggacggcGGACCCGGGTCGGGCAGATACTTATGGAGGGAGCGCGCGGCACGACTGGCTTTACCGTCGGTCATTGCCATGGGTACTCGCATCAACATGGCATGAGGACGAgcccatgcaagtacacctacttactttcCATGCATGGATGCACGCACACCCGAGCACAGCTCCGACttcaagcactgtacttgcgcactTACAGTATGTACTTCCTTGTACGCTTGtacctgcagcagcagcacagcatgtacagtaccgtaTGCAGTACCGTATGCCGGTCGTAGTGTAcaaggtgtacaagtagtattcATGCCTATGAACGAGTGGGACGGGTCCAATCGAGGCGGGCCAAGGCTGGcttgggcggcggaggcATCTGGCAAGAGGATGAAGTTGTGTGGAGCAAGAAATTCGGATGCCGGTGCCATGACACGGCATGCCATGGCACGGGAGCCGGAGGAGGCTCGTGTTTGgcagcacagtacagagtacggcgAGGGTACTTTGCATCACGATGGAGCGCGCTGCCACGGGCATGTACCGTAGGTGTACCTGTTTACGCCCGTGCTctttactgtacttaagtactgttctttactgtgcagtattattacttactgttcTTGAAGCgatcaagtacttgcatgtacaagcaagtatcGCCGcgggtgtacggagtgccatGTGCGtgcacgtgcatgtacagtaagtaagcacgtacttgcaagcgcatcaagtacaagcaagtactcgcagcgacttgcaagtacgcacACGGACGGGAGggcatgccgtcgaggtggtGGCGGCTGCCGGTACTTATCGCCAAGATCGCAGGCGCCTCTGCGCCGACCCGCCCTCCCACGCCCCCGGGAGCGGAGCGGGTCCGGCGCTTCGTCCACacgctccgccgccggcactttttctcccccccccccccccccccccgtcgcGCGACGCGGCTCGAGGCTGTCGTTTCCGGTCCGTCCTGCCGATGCTCGCATACAGTACGCCGGTGCTGGAGACGGAACGAACGAGCTCTCCCGGCGGTTGCGTTGGcgctccgtcatggcctccTGGCTGCGGCACAGCACACGTTACCGCTCCCCCACGGTCCATGGTCCATGTTTTTTTTCCActggccatcggcgccgtcatTGGCCCCCccccaccacctcctcctcccacaCGCGCAGGGGGCAGTTGAGGCCGGCGAATGTTGAAAAACTTGCTCAAATGCCCGCACGCCGGAGGGTCTCGCCCCCGCCCTCTCGATGTCGCCGCAACGGGTCAGGCAATGCGCAGTGGTTGGTGcgagtgctgcaagtacatgtacttgcaactagttgccagtacagtacatgtatttgctGGTGCGTGCATTACTGTAcgtgctgtacaagtattccTCCTTAAACAGTTTTGTCCAACATCGTAgggcacaagtactccgtacagagtacccgTGATGCCACTGCCCGCCCGGGTAAgcacgtactgtattaatacctgtactccgtacacttggGCGTACTTGTTAGCcctccgtgcatgtacatgtacttgcatctacgagtactgcttgtacttgggGATGGGTGCAAATGCATctacaagtaccagtacacctactccgcacatgcaagtacttacttacagtaggtgtacggagtacagtatactgcaagtactttctacaagtacagcatcCTTTCGTCAGCAACAATTTGTGCATACTTACTTCGATATTCGCATGCCATGCTTCCGCCGGTGTGCATGGAGAATCAATCAACCCAGGTGGGTACGCCATCGGACACTAAGGGATTTGTTTCGATGGTGCGCTTATCCTTGATTGGGGTTTCTGTTTGCTCGCGCCCGTTGGTCAACAGACTCCCACGGCTCGTCTTGTCGGCCGCTCTCTCTACGAGTAATTGCGCAAAGGGGGCACGGGACAAGGGCGCATCATTACTCGTACGCCTTCGCAAACAGGGCCCCAACGCATCCGACGCAAAAATGCACGCGTGCCGAGCAGGTGTGCCGTAATAAATTGTAGGCACCGCAAGTGCAATCATGTGCCAATCGTTCTGGCGAACCCTGGACTGACCAGCGGAACGAGTGCTCTACAGACATTATACTTACTGCTAGTAGGTGagcatgtgcaagtaattagTGTACTCTGTCCACTGTACGTGGAGTGCCATGTAAATACGTGCTACCTTTGTCGCTGtgcagtgtacttacttcagcgcctacggagtacttacggtgcaagtacttgttaTTTAGTATTCAGAAACGgggtgcagtacggagtaagtacagagtgcgGAGCACGGAGAACATTTCCTTGTAATCAAGCGCACaggcagcaagtacttacttccatgtactccgtacatacacACAAGTATTCTTGTCCGTACTTTGGTACACTCACCTGGCGCGCCtgtgcacctacacctacatctactgtaagtacttacacccgcaagcaagtacggagtcacagagtgcatgtacagtacttgcacgtttACAGTAAGCACGGattacttgtgcttgcagtTGTAATTTTGACCATACCGTGTTTTCGTACAGTGAGTGGGTGAGTGTACTCTGAATTCCGTCCATGCTTGGCCTACTAAAACCCGAGTTTCCTTGCACCTCCAACTTACCAAGGTACTTGCCTACAACTGCGAGTAAtcactgtagttgtactccgtacccctaggtcatgtacttacggagtactaggtaattactggcatgcaagtagtactgtactgtacagtacagtgcttgtaggtgtacatataagtacttgtacagtacacgtacctgTGCTTACActtctgtacatgtgccttgCTAATGACCACCTTGCCATGTCACATCGAGGCTCGCTACCCGAGACCAACTGCCGAAGCCAGCAACGCAAGCAAAAATCGAGTGTCGATGCGACGCTGCCGGAAGTTGGCTCAAGGCTTTCTGCGAAATGGCCTTGTGCCGTTGGCATTTGGACAATAGCCTCCGTCCCGTTGTCGCGTGAGAATCTCTCCGCTGTTGGTAAATCCTTTGCAGCGATAAATTACTGtgcaatactgtacttgtattacatGTAACGGAGTGCCTAAGTGCTGTAGTTTATTTCACGTCCCATGCCCGCTTGTATGCACATGtagttacaagtacaactactgcaataattgctccgtacggagtactcacaTGTACGCCAGAGTAATGTAGGGAATATTAATTATTCCGTACCGATTACTCCGTGCATTCTACATGTCTTGCGTCATCGGCCAACCGACATCCTCCGTCACGACCATCCAACCTCACCTGCTGTTCGTACGCGGCAGTGATCCATTCGCCAAACGTCAACTCGTCTTTTGCTCGTCTACATGCCGTTCGAGTGTGCATCCGCGCCCAGCCCAGCAAGCATGACCCCGATGTGTCCTTTGTCACCgtcccatcctcgtcctccgtcctgtcgtcgtcgtccagtcgatccgtcctcgccgatgccgtgTCCCCGTCGCTCCAGCACCGCCCGAACCGTCTCCTCCTAGCCCGCCGCTTCACCGAGCCgtctcgacgtcctcggccgtcgccgtcccttcgccgccctcgttgctcgtcggcggcgccttgCGGATGGCGGCCCAGACGTCGGCTGCCAGCGGCACCCCGTCTCgctgcgccgccgtcacccaCTTGCGGATGCGCTGCTGATTTTCCCACAGCCGTTTGCAGTGCGCCTTCAGCTCCGCCATCGTCCGCCTCTGCCTCGCCACCctggcctcgagcttgcccACCGTGGCCGTCACCTCGGCGAGCCTGTCGCTGAGCTGCTTGTgcctctcgtcgccgtcgccgtcggccgccgccttcgactCCTTTCCGCCGAGCTTCGCCCTCTTGCCCCctccgtcgcggccgacgaggacgtgaGCGATGGCCGAGTCCGGAAGCCGCTTCCTCTTGCTCTTGGCAGTCGACACCACCTCCCCGCCGCTGCCCTTTGGCTCCGTCTTCACCTCGGatcccgccgtcgccgccaacgtcgccgagccggcTTCTTCGCCACCCTCTCCGCTCGGCTCCGTCTTCACCtcggacgccgccgtcgtggccagcGTCGCCGAGCCAGCTCCTTGCCTGTCCCCCTGCTCGCTCGCCCGACCGACACCGCATATCGCCGAGTCGTCCTGCCCGACCTCGAGCGTCGGAGCGGCCTGGTCCGCAGGGCTCTGCGACGTCGAGAGACGCCTTCCCTCCGggggcgccgtcgttggcgatGCCATGGCGCCGCCCGAGCTCGTCTCCGACGCCGGTCTCGCGCCCGGCACCGGCTGCCGGAAACTTTCGTCAAACTTGTAGGAGCCCAGGTTGGCGCTCGGGAACCTTGCCTGGATGATCTTGATCGTCTTGTGTGCGCCAAAGATCTGCTCCTTGAAGATGGCCTTGAGGAAGCAAAAGTGAGCCCAGGTGACCGTCTCGACGGTCAAGTGCCGGGCGACGCTGTGGCTCGACACCTTGTTCTTCGCCTGGCTCGATTTCGCCTTTGGTATGATCTGGAACCAAGCAGAGCGCGACTCGTCGTCCCAGCTGTCGCCGTGGCCCTCGTATATCCTTCGCAGCTTGTAGAAGAGTGccttgtcgccggcgcccttGAACGAACAAGGCGGATAGTGCACCGGCGGCCGTGCAACCTGGTCGGCAGAGGCAGAAGACGGAAGCGGGGTGCGGGTGCTGGTGCCGATGCTTCTGCTggtgccgttgccgctgACGTTGCTGCCGTTGTCCGTCGGCCGTGACATGCTGTTCGATGCCATGGGCGGGAAAGAATGGAACCGGAGCAGGCCAGACTGTGCGTGGGGTGAATGGGAGACAATGGGTTGCATGCGCACAATGGGTGGCGTGGGCACCATGGGTTGCATGCTGAATGCCGTGAATGGCGAGGTGCAACCGGCGAGCCGACCGTTGACCGATCGATAGGCTGCGAGTGGCAAGTTTGGTGCATCcaacgatgccgccgagagAGCCATGGACTCAACAGGAGGGAATCCGGAGCGCACGGGGGCGAGCCGAAACgcgccttcgccgtcgtcacggaGATGAAAGAAATCGCCTTTGGCTGCGGCCGCGCAGTTTGagcaaacgacgacggcaaccaGAGTGGCGGCTGGTTCGAACGATGAACGTCGCGCAGCAACCGAATCAGACGCAGAAGCCGTACCCGGACTGGACCGTCCATGCGCATGCCTACGTTCGACTCGTTGCCTGGCCGCTCGCTTCCGTCCCCTTATGCGTCTCGCCTCGCACGCCGTGCCATCGTGTGAAGCGATGAACCAAGCGGTGTTAACGTCGCGCGTGCCGGTTCGAGGATGGCCCTCGGTGAACGGGACGAACGCTCAGCAAGGACCCCTGGGACGGACGCTTTTGCCTTTGCTTTTGCCTCTGCGAATTCCGACGCCTCACAGAGGCAAGGGGCAAGGGGTAGCGGAGACGCCTGCCTCTCGGCATGTGGGAGGCCCTCTCCTGGGCAACGTCGTTATCGTCATTTTACCGAGGGAGCAACGGGTCCCTTGCCATGAATGCCGACACGAACCCGGTCGCTGCGCCGCTCCGTGCGTCCTCCAAGCTTGCTCCGCCAAAGCAGCATTGGACGCCAAAGCAAGCGGCAAGGCTCGGCGTGGTATGCAGAGGGATTCGCGAGCAGAGTGTACCATGTCTCCACCATCTTCTTCCACTCTGGTCAACCACCGCCATTGTCACTTCACCTAAGCATGGTGccgtaggtaagtactgtatgtgaTCGAGAGAGCGCCTGCATGTACGCAAGCACTGTAAGCAGTTCGACTTCCTATCCGGACCCGGGCCCTATCTGGCTCTGGGCCCTGGCACATGCATGTCTTTACTCTTGATAATCGCCACCTCCCACCCCCCCCGTCCGCACCTGGCAGAGGAGCTTGTTGGAGCCGGCTCGACCAACCTGCGACTCTTCCATCAAAGTCGCAAGTAAGTGATTTGCTTACTTTATCCGCATCGGTAGCGGAGAATGTATGGACTGCAAGTGTACGAAAGTACTTGTCGTGGCTGAAAATTTATCAGAATATGCCTTGGATGTCGGGTGGACACCTGGCCATTATGTAGCTGCAACCAAGTTTCCACCACGAGGCAAATTTTGCAAACTTCAACATTTGCCGAGAAGAAAAAGTATTAAGGAGCACCGGATTTCCTGTTGATGCCAAATTGGTTATCGCTTCTGCCCCGGTCTCTCCGTCTCtctactactccgtacttttgAGAAAGCTTGGCGTCGTGGGCCAAATCATCTACTTGCAACgaatattacttgtacggagtaagggTATATTATCCAACTACGACCATgagagcaagtactccgttcttgtGTCCCTTTTATCCCTGGCCCTTGGAGTCGTCGCAACTCCAGTCGAGCCTGTGTGTGAACCAAAAAAACCCAAAATCACGAGTGGCTTCGGCCGTGGTGGCTGCCGAAGTTCGCCAGCATGACCCAAGATTACGAATGGTGCGAATGGGAGTTGAGATGCCATGGAATCAAGTATGGCAACTGCAGACCAAAATATCACGTCCCCACCgcggatgatgacgatgcgtGGGCACGCCTTAGTCACTTCAGGTCACGGAAGTGACCAACCATTGCGATAAACATCCGGCAGCATGCCGCCTAGGCTAAGTCAACAACAATGAGACAAGCAGCAACGAGTTATCTGGATGAGGGAAATGTGTTGGGAAATGTGCTGGGAGGCCATTTTCATCTCCACGTCCAGCCGGCTGAGCCTAGCGATTATTACGGCACCATGCCACCAGGAATAGGGCCAAGCTTGCAACTATGTAATTGCACTTGCATCAAACACATGCACATAGTCTTCGGGAAGTTTGCCACGAGCGCTGCTGGCAGACTGGTTGCATCAAACGACGCTTCCATAGAAACCAGCCAATTCAGGTGCAATTCAAGCCCTTGCCGTATTGGTCTCGAGCACGCAAGCATCTTGctcgtgcatgtgcatgtatgaCCCGTATCTGTACCATGGCGAGAGCCTTCACCGCCACGGCTTTTTAAAGGCCATTCGTTCAAGATCAATCTGCGGCACGGGCACCATCGAGGTAGTCCCAGACTCCATGACCAACAAGGCCCGGAGGGCAGCCCTGGAGCCTTTGCTAGCCGTCGTGCGCTCACTCATGTcacgtcgtcatcgtcacgTCGTGGCACCGGAAAGGGTTGGAACAGTTCGGATTGTCTCGAATCGAGCCCAAACGCCGCCTCAAATTGGATTGGTTAGATGCACCCAACTCTAGATGCACGCATGCATGCCTTTTCTTCATGCTGCTTATCCTCCCGCCCGAGTCAATGCCTGGACGCCGGTCAGAATCCCCATCGGTTCCGGTACGTCGCCGTAATCTCCGCTGGGATGCAAATACCTCTTCCGCTCTCGCTCCCACAAAACCCATCTATCGCTGAGCGCTCCAGACGTTCTTCAGCAGACCGTCCCGCTGGGCCAGCCGGTTcacggcatcgtcgctctCGCCCATCGCGCGCACAAATCCGCAGAGCGCGTAAACGTGGTTCTCGCCCGAAACGGCCCGGCCGTTCTCGTCAACCTTGGCGATCGAGATCTGGACGGAGCCGTggtccttggccttgatgaTTCTGTTCGTAGCGCTGCACTTGCGGGGGACGTAGCTGCACGAGGTTGGCACGTAAGCATTTCCCTTCGCCGCGGACGGGGGACGCAATATCGCGTCGGGTAGCCCTACAGATCGATGATCTCGCCACGGTCGTTCTCCATCTTGGCGGTTTTGACGAGTGTTTCTAGCGGTGGCGGGAGTTGTGGTGTCGGGCGTGGGATGCAGTCGTCGGAACGCTTTTGGTGGAGAGCCGCCCCCCCTTACAAATTTCGACAATTTTTCGTGCGCGGGGAGGCAGGGCTCATGGTCAGGTGATCCTGATCACATGACCCCGcgtcccgtcgccgactCCACCTCTGACCCTCTGACGTGACAGGTCTTGCCCCCCCCCAATGGTGGACGCGACAATTTGacgtcgatgatgccgaggaaGTGCTGCTTACAAGCTGATTTCGACACGAAAAATCATTTTGCCCACCATCAGGAGCCTGAGATGTGCGCTGCGCACTCAGATatgcggcatcggcggcatgcTGTCTCCTGATGTCTTTCTCTCCCCCCCTTCTCGTCGACCCCCCCTCATTCCAATCTCCTCCTCACCCGACTTGCCTTCCGTCCAGGACCTTGCATCGAACAGGCCGAATCGTCCACAACTACTTCTTCGCGGCAAATCTGTGGCAGTTCCGGATCATGTCAGTCCAGCTACGCCGAGCGCAGGCAGTTTGTGGAGGTCTTCGTATGCCCCCGAAGTGGCGAAACCAAGCCTGCGTCGTGTGCTCGACACTGCCATGGGAGACGCCGATGAGCCAATTGTTATTGATGCCACGCCGAAACGCCCAATATCGAAGAGGCTCTTGAAACGCAAGAAGGCTCCCGAACAGCCTACGACGGAAATCTctcggtcgtcggccggtccATGGCCGACAGTCGGCGAGGGTTGGAAGCATTTCAAGTCGCCACGAAAAGAAGCCGAGGAAACGAGGCCAGAGGTAGATTTAGCAACGGATGATCATGCTGGAAAAGAATCCCATTCAACTGGGGATGGGGAGGCGACGAGCCAATTCTTCGAATCCCGGCCCGCAaccgccgccaaggtcgcCAAGGTCGCgaagacggccaagacggcaAGGCCAACGACAACCAAGCCCGTCGCTGTCGAGCCTCTACAGTTGGAGCCGGCCATGAGCCGGCGTGCTGACTGGACCCCGCCTACAAACAAGGTGCCGCTGATTCTTCATTCCAACAGCCCTGGCCCGGAGGATGGACCGTGCTCCCAGAACCGATCGGCGGAATTGTTCGAAAACTTGGTAGGCGCGTACAAATGCAACGACGAGGCGCGCCCCGAGGTTGTCGCCATGTCGGATGAGGCCTCTGGTTTTCTCAAGAAGCGAAAGAGAATCGAGCTTGTTCCGATCGAGCCGGCCATGGAGGAATGCCCAAAGGCTCTGGCATCCCCAGCAAAGCAAAAGGCGGCGAAAAAGAAAGCACGAACGATTACGGGACTTGCGACTGCCGCTTATCGGCCACCAAGCCAAGCTGCGGCCGTGGTGGAAAGCGAGCAACAGTCGTCCAAGGTTGTCGACACGGACACGGGAAAACGCAAAGGGCGAAAAAGAGCCTCCAAGGCGTCGAAGAAAAAGCCGGCTCCGCCCAAGCCTATCCTTCTCTCTCCCGAGTCGGCGTTGCGGCAAGTGGCGGGCCAGGAGTTTCTATTCGGCACCTCGAGCCAGTTGGCGCGCGACCAATCGCCCTCGCAGTTGCGCAAATTTCAGACCAACTCGAGGCAGCGCAATCAGCTGGACTGCATCACGCTCGAGAGTCCGGTGAATAGCGATGCGATCGAGCCATCGGAGCATCGACAGAGCCTTTGGGATGCAGCGGCACGAGATGCCGACGGTGACCTGTTTGACGCTGAGATGCGCAACTTTGCCGACGGCTCGCAACGGCTGCCGGTCCCCGAAGACGAGGACCCGTTTGGTTACGTTCAGGGGACCGAGGAAACGATCGGCCTTCCGCACCTGCCGGCGGAAAAGGATGGCCGAGATGACGATTCGTTTGCGAACCTGTCGGACATTCTTCCGACCGCACAAA encodes:
- a CDS encoding serine/threonine protein kinase-like protein; amino-acid sequence: MADASEGVSEERTEPFSQSEIDARFKGIRVEDAGSLADSEVVPLDVLQVEDHHHKQGIRILVRPLTKIHNTRSVSPGSDNCQWLALRAEVASSDEPEHKVLAVTQTSKDIKFSVRIPGESRDESSRPPLWCELYYDPASDKVVFLSKSDVPLRLLSVCQNAAASPPSGEGHVVNPGFAKFLEPGTWRIKVSDVGVLDFRVLERRPVRVREPAAAPTTTHESSPRSEAASPSARAPSAGKRSLTDGVEGKRARRRLSDVEADGDDGDDGVIMFLRPAAEPLVFPMPNGRESKELSAGDGHALLDAEQGDTILVPAVCEVDEYQLTKREPIATTALSAVFRGQHSRVPENIVTVKVLKTRVAGSQDKPLAHERNVIRQADMWMRECRSQEDLEHKSIVRYYGGDARYLSLYMEHVQAPDLASSSRWRSRSDEFAGTREDAARILRDIADALHCVHGRRLVHNDVKPANILYSPERGAVLCDFGLSTPASNSPTTGGTPYYVPPEFIGKKVRGPPSDVWALGVTMLYVLRKIPFPDSRARRHQAKPLYWQIGGINNPSLPYKQHGNGQPAVVQMRDWLTEMFEAREKLSTRDRLERLVRDMLTPNPHQRITMAKVLQELGVESAAAPR
- a CDS encoding 40S ribosomal protein S21, encoding MENDRGEIIDLYVPRKCSATNRIIKAKDHGSVQISIAKVDENGRAVSGENHVYALCGFVRAMGESDDAVNRLAQRDGLLKNVWSAQR